The Aliiroseovarius pelagivivens DNA segment GAAAAGCATTGGTTGGAGGCTATGATGAAAAACGTGGTTATCGCAGGGGCAGCGCGCACCCCAATGGGCGGATTTCAGGGCGCATTCTCGGGTGTGACGGCTTCCGAGCTGGGCGGCGCAGCGATCAAGGCCGCGTTGGAAGACGCGGGCGCAGAGGCCAGCCAAATCGAAGAGCTGCTGATGGGCTGCGTTTTGCCTGCTGGTCAGGGCCAAGCCCCCGCTCGTCAGGCAGGTTTTGCTGGCGGTCTGGGCAAAGAGGTTCCAGCGACCACGCTGAACAAGATGTGTGGCTCGGGCATGAAGACCGCGATGATCGCCTATGATCAGGTGGCGCTGGGCGGCACCGACATCATGGTCGCCGGCGGCATGGAGAGCATGACCGAGTCCCCCTACATCCTGCCGAAAATGCGCGGCGGTGCACGGATCGGTCATGGCGCGGTCGTAGACCACATGTTCCTGGATGGTCTGGAAGATGCCTACGACAAGGGGCGCCTGATGGGCACCTTTGCCGAGGATTGCGCCGAGAGTTTCCAGTTCACCCGCGAAGCGCAGGACGAATACGCGCTGAAGTCGCTGGCGAACTCGCTGGAAGCCCAGAAGACCGGCGCGTTCGAGGGCGAAATCGCCGCCGTCACCATCAAGACCCGCAAGGGCGATGTGGTCGTCGGCGAGGATGAGCAGCCCGGCAACGCACGCCCCGACAAGATCCCGACCCTGAAGCCGGCCTTCCGCAAGGATGGTACGGTGACGCCCGCCAACAGCTCGTCCATTTCGGACGGTGCGGCGGCCTTGGTTGTGGCTTCGGAAGACGCGGCCAACGCTGCTGGCCTGAAAATCCGTGCACGTATCATGGGTCACGCCAGCCACGCGCAGGAACCTAACCTGTTCACCACGGCCCCCGTTCCGGCAGCGCAAAAACTGTTGGATCGTCTGGGCTGGTCCAAAGATGACGTGGATCTGTGGGAAGTGAACGAGGCTTTCGCTGTCGTCCCCATGGCCTTCATGCATGAAATGGGCCTGTCGCGCGACATTGTGAACGTAAATGGCGGCGCCTGTGCGCTGGGCCACCCGATCGGTGCCTCGGGCACGCGCATCATGGTCACGCTCTTGAACGCGCTGGAAAAGCGTGGTCTGAAACGTGGTGTGGCCGCGATCTGCATCGGCGGTGGCGAAGGTACTGCCATCGCGATCGAACGCGTGTAAGGTCACATCGACCTGCAAGATTAGGGGCGCGGGTTTCCGCGCCCTTTTCATTTGGAAAACACATGAAGATCAACTACGCCGAAACCGCCCAGATCATTGCCTCGTTGACCGAAGGGGAAACGGATGAGGTCGCCCTGATGGCTACTGTCGCCTGTGAACTGCATCACGCCGATGATCGGTTCGACTGGACCGGTTTCTATCGCGTGACGGAACCCGAGCTGCTGAAGATCGGGCCGTATCAAGGCGGACATGGGTGTTTGCAAATCCCGTTCTCGCGCGGTGTGTGCGGTGCTGCTGCCCGCACCGGTGAGGTGCAGTTGGTCGATGATGTTGACGCTTTCCCCGGCCACATCGCCTGCGCATCTTCGACCCGCTCTGAAGTTGTGTTGCCGGTCTGGAATGCCGATGGCGCGCTGATCGCGGTGCTGGATATCGACAGCGATCAGCCCGCTGCGTTCACGCAGAATGACGCTGACGCGCTTGCGAAAATCCTGTCGGATACCTTTGCACGCTAGGCTTGTTCCCGGTCGAATCTCTGTTTTTCTGACCGATTTCGCAGCCTGAACACGACAATTTTCCGTCGCATTCAGGCTTGCCACGAATCACCTTTCTGCCCCAGCATGAAAAAAAGCGTGAAAATTTCACGATAACATTCATGCGGAGGTCACATGCTACACAGCGATCCACAGCACCTGCACCGGACAAGTCTTGGGGCTGACCTGCGGGCCTTGCGCAAATCGCGCGGCATGACGATCTCGGATCTGGCCGATGCGTTGGGCCGTTCCATTGGGTGGCTTAGCCAAGTTGAACGCGACAAGTCCGAACCCTCGATTTCCGATCTGCGTGCGATTTCCGAAGCGCTGGGCGTTCCTATGTCGCTTCTCTTCGCACACAAGTCCTCGCCTGCGGGCGAGCAGGGGCGGATCGTGCGGGCCGGAAATCGCCGCCCAATGGGTGCAAGCCACGAAGGGTTGCGAGAGGAGTTGCTGTCGCCCGACCTGACCGATGATTTCGA contains these protein-coding regions:
- a CDS encoding thiolase family protein; the protein is MKNVVIAGAARTPMGGFQGAFSGVTASELGGAAIKAALEDAGAEASQIEELLMGCVLPAGQGQAPARQAGFAGGLGKEVPATTLNKMCGSGMKTAMIAYDQVALGGTDIMVAGGMESMTESPYILPKMRGGARIGHGAVVDHMFLDGLEDAYDKGRLMGTFAEDCAESFQFTREAQDEYALKSLANSLEAQKTGAFEGEIAAVTIKTRKGDVVVGEDEQPGNARPDKIPTLKPAFRKDGTVTPANSSSISDGAAALVVASEDAANAAGLKIRARIMGHASHAQEPNLFTTAPVPAAQKLLDRLGWSKDDVDLWEVNEAFAVVPMAFMHEMGLSRDIVNVNGGACALGHPIGASGTRIMVTLLNALEKRGLKRGVAAICIGGGEGTAIAIERV
- a CDS encoding GAF domain-containing protein, translating into MKINYAETAQIIASLTEGETDEVALMATVACELHHADDRFDWTGFYRVTEPELLKIGPYQGGHGCLQIPFSRGVCGAAARTGEVQLVDDVDAFPGHIACASSTRSEVVLPVWNADGALIAVLDIDSDQPAAFTQNDADALAKILSDTFAR
- a CDS encoding helix-turn-helix domain-containing protein, with translation MLHSDPQHLHRTSLGADLRALRKSRGMTISDLADALGRSIGWLSQVERDKSEPSISDLRAISEALGVPMSLLFAHKSSPAGEQGRIVRAGNRRPMGASHEGLREELLSPDLTDDFEMVHSTFEPHSKMQTPASRPTQEVGYMVSGKLDLTIGGRSFTVQTGDSFRIKHETYDWANPYDEPAVAIWVIAPPVY